A genomic region of Pseudomonas frederiksbergensis contains the following coding sequences:
- a CDS encoding ATP-binding protein, with product MSESSNRRLLLIDDTPSIHDDFRKILTPVTPQHGELDEMESALFGTQVKATSTRFELDSAYAGQEGLSKLVQAQHDNRPYALAFVDMRMPQGWDGAETIEHLWQADPRLQVVVCTAYSDYSWDELLNRLQAHDRLLILKKPFDHIEVQQMANTLTSKWDLTERASAQMHHLERLVAQRTAELQQEIDERKQLESQLVQSEKLASLGQLAAGVAHEINNPIGFISSNLGTLEGYFKQFQVVLNAYQSAEAAIGSIELLERLQTLRKEVELDFLREDTPLLIKESKDGINRVGQIVRDLKDFSRVDASQEWQWVNLQVGIDSTLNIVANELKYKADVIKHYQTLPEVECLPSQINQVIMNLIVNAAQAMGPERGTITLSNGVAGEKVWVEVADTGSGIAPECLQKIFDPFFTTKPVGQGTGLGLSLSYGIVKKHRGDITVRSEVGAGTTFRIELPIRQSNLAT from the coding sequence ATGAGTGAGTCATCGAACCGACGCCTTCTGCTGATCGACGACACACCGTCGATCCATGACGACTTCCGCAAGATCCTTACGCCTGTGACGCCGCAACACGGCGAACTGGACGAGATGGAGTCAGCGCTGTTCGGCACGCAAGTCAAAGCGACGAGCACCCGCTTCGAACTGGATTCGGCCTATGCTGGCCAGGAAGGCTTGAGCAAACTTGTCCAGGCCCAACACGACAATCGCCCCTACGCCCTGGCATTCGTCGACATGCGCATGCCCCAGGGCTGGGACGGTGCCGAAACCATCGAGCATTTATGGCAAGCCGATCCGCGCTTGCAGGTGGTGGTCTGTACCGCGTATTCCGACTACTCCTGGGATGAATTGCTTAATCGCTTGCAGGCCCACGACCGGCTGCTGATCCTGAAAAAACCCTTCGACCACATCGAAGTCCAACAGATGGCCAATACCTTGACCAGCAAATGGGACTTGACCGAACGTGCCAGCGCCCAAATGCATCACCTGGAGCGCCTGGTGGCGCAACGCACCGCGGAACTGCAGCAGGAAATCGACGAGCGCAAGCAACTCGAAAGCCAGTTGGTCCAGTCAGAAAAACTCGCGTCCCTGGGGCAACTGGCGGCCGGTGTCGCCCATGAGATCAACAACCCCATCGGCTTCATATCTTCGAACCTCGGCACCCTGGAGGGCTACTTCAAGCAGTTCCAGGTGGTGCTCAACGCCTATCAGAGTGCCGAAGCAGCCATTGGCTCCATTGAGCTTCTCGAGCGGCTCCAAACGTTGCGTAAAGAAGTGGAACTGGACTTCCTGCGTGAAGACACTCCGCTGCTGATCAAGGAATCCAAGGACGGCATCAACCGGGTCGGGCAAATCGTCAGGGACCTGAAGGACTTCTCACGCGTAGACGCCAGCCAGGAGTGGCAGTGGGTCAACCTGCAAGTGGGTATTGATTCGACGCTGAACATTGTCGCCAACGAACTCAAGTACAAGGCCGATGTGATCAAGCACTATCAGACGCTTCCCGAGGTCGAGTGTCTGCCCTCGCAGATCAATCAGGTGATCATGAACCTGATCGTCAACGCCGCCCAGGCCATGGGGCCCGAACGTGGGACCATTACCCTGAGTAATGGCGTTGCCGGGGAAAAAGTCTGGGTCGAAGTGGCGGACACTGGCTCCGGCATCGCGCCCGAATGCCTGCAGAAAATCTTTGATCCCTTCTTCACCACCAAACCGGTGGGCCAAGGGACTGGATTAGGCCTGTCATTGTCTTATGGCATCGTTAAAAAGCATCGCGGGGACATTACGGTGCGCAGCGAAGTCGGGGCGGGAACCACCTTTCGGATCGAACTGCCCATTCGCCAGTCAAATCTCGCAACCTGA
- a CDS encoding putative bifunctional diguanylate cyclase/phosphodiesterase codes for MKLSLAPTNRRILIIDDMPSIHQDFRKILSPDAPNDQTLASTEEALFGSERPVRPTFDVDSAYQGQEALELVKRAQAEGRPYALAFTDMRMPPGWDGLETIERLWEADPHLQIALCTAFSDYTWEAMAERLAFGDQLLVLKKPFDSLEIRQMASALTWKWQMAQDAAIKMLSLERTIEDRVQELLKVSHLLQYDVLTDLPNSTLLGDRLTQSLAISRRHDKQLAVIFLGLDRFKRINNALGHPVGDEMLKRVGQSLVSTVRESDSVFRYGSDEFVVILADIHHPQQTQGIAEKLLKAVRTQQHIAGHDLSVTASLGISIYPDDGFDAVPLIKKAETAMHNVKERGLNDFSFFIDEMNQRAREQQSTESGIRLALERDEFVVHYQPKLDLRSGKVVGAEALIRWLKPGHGWVYPTDFIGVAEDSGLIIPLSKWVLTQACRQAHTWQLAGLPPISMSVNVSAIDFRQRDFVDGIVQILEQTGFDPTRLELEITESVLMQNVEATVQTLHAIKALGVRLAIDDFGTGYSSLSYLRRFPVDVLKIDQSFIRGLNSDNNDNALVSAIISLGKSLNLNIIAEGVETLEQLDFLKALQCEEGQGYFFSKAVLPQEFVQLLTDSQQTQIPPRT; via the coding sequence ATGAAACTATCCCTCGCCCCCACCAACCGGCGCATCCTGATCATCGATGACATGCCTTCGATCCATCAGGACTTTCGCAAGATCCTCAGCCCCGACGCGCCAAACGATCAGACGCTGGCCAGTACCGAAGAGGCGTTGTTTGGCAGCGAACGCCCCGTGCGCCCGACCTTTGACGTCGACTCCGCCTACCAGGGCCAAGAAGCGCTGGAACTGGTCAAACGCGCTCAAGCCGAAGGCCGGCCCTATGCCCTGGCGTTTACCGACATGCGCATGCCGCCGGGTTGGGACGGACTGGAAACCATTGAACGACTCTGGGAGGCCGACCCGCACCTGCAAATTGCTCTGTGCACCGCCTTCTCTGACTACACATGGGAAGCGATGGCCGAACGTCTGGCGTTCGGCGATCAGTTGCTGGTGCTGAAAAAACCTTTCGACAGCCTGGAAATCCGTCAGATGGCCAGTGCCCTGACCTGGAAATGGCAGATGGCCCAGGACGCCGCGATAAAAATGCTCAGCCTGGAGCGAACCATCGAGGACCGCGTTCAGGAGTTGCTCAAAGTCTCCCATCTACTGCAATACGACGTACTCACCGACCTGCCCAACAGCACCCTGCTGGGTGACCGGCTGACTCAGTCCCTGGCTATTTCACGGCGACACGACAAACAACTGGCGGTGATATTTCTGGGGCTGGACCGCTTCAAGCGCATCAACAACGCACTGGGCCATCCGGTGGGCGACGAAATGCTCAAACGAGTCGGCCAGAGCCTGGTGTCCACGGTGCGTGAGTCCGATTCGGTCTTTCGCTACGGTTCCGACGAGTTCGTGGTAATCCTCGCGGACATCCACCACCCCCAGCAAACCCAAGGGATTGCCGAAAAGCTGCTGAAAGCCGTCCGCACCCAGCAGCACATTGCCGGCCATGACCTGAGCGTGACCGCCAGCCTGGGCATCAGCATCTACCCGGACGACGGTTTCGATGCCGTGCCGCTCATCAAAAAAGCCGAAACCGCGATGCACAACGTCAAGGAAAGAGGCCTTAACGACTTCAGCTTTTTCATCGACGAGATGAATCAGCGCGCCCGTGAACAGCAAAGCACCGAATCCGGCATCCGCCTGGCGCTGGAACGCGACGAGTTCGTCGTGCATTACCAACCCAAACTTGATTTGCGCTCCGGCAAGGTGGTCGGTGCGGAAGCCTTGATTCGCTGGCTGAAACCCGGTCATGGCTGGGTGTATCCAACAGACTTCATCGGGGTGGCCGAAGACAGTGGGCTGATCATTCCCCTGAGCAAATGGGTGTTGACCCAGGCCTGCCGACAAGCCCACACCTGGCAGTTGGCCGGGTTACCCCCGATCAGTATGTCCGTCAACGTTTCCGCCATCGACTTCCGTCAACGCGATTTTGTCGACGGTATCGTGCAAATCCTCGAGCAGACCGGCTTTGATCCCACGCGGCTGGAACTCGAAATCACCGAAAGCGTGCTGATGCAGAACGTCGAGGCCACCGTGCAGACCTTGCACGCCATCAAGGCATTGGGCGTGCGCCTGGCAATCGATGACTTCGGCACCGGCTATTCCAGCCTGAGCTATCTGAGACGGTTCCCGGTCGATGTGCTGAAAATCGACCAGTCATTCATTCGCGGGCTGAACAGTGATAACAACGACAACGCACTGGTCAGCGCCATCATTAGCCTGGGCAAGAGCCTCAACCTCAATATCATCGCCGAAGGCGTGGAAACCCTGGAACAACTGGACTTTCTCAAGGCCCTTCAGTGTGAGGAAGGTCAGGGTTACTTTTTCAGCAAAGCCGTGCTCCCCCAGGAATTCGTACAGTTGCTCACCGACAGCCAACAGACACAGATACCACCGCGCACGTAG
- a CDS encoding DAHL domain-containing protein — protein sequence MKVSRRLSLLLLSGMTLLLASVLVFLYIKSSSAPASNYPDARDLIGRMKQLNAQWETEILKARIAISHDYDPLVAPLTEMTRLWQQFEVIEPSHERSDSAIWQARYDAYLTLIKEKTRLVEQFKSHNAVLRNSLAFLPAAEDDIQNQLAHLPDHDKLQLQNIATDTYDLLLSSLEFAQVASDDKAADILVGQNKLAVNKLRLPDELHGQVDMLNNHIALILREQPIVNRLLTRIEAIPLAARLDDITDLLNKDEQQIDTNEQRYHLYMLVFSALLVLLLLVLTLRLLRSFAEINRVNRDLQAANEGLEHRVDERTRELKDTQSELLDTARQAGMAEIATNVLHNVGNVLNSVNISADLVTRKLRNSKALGLGKAMQLINEHQGDLGHFITEDEKGKLLPGYLNQLVEAIALEQQGMTEELAQLSKSVDHIKDIVATQQSYAGANSLMEPLQVSELLEDALRMNSGALTRHHVTVVKDYAEVPKVMGDKHRMLLILINLISNAKYAMSDLSDRPREMTLGVKVVDDTTLQVSVKDEGEGISAENMTRIFAHGFTTRKEGHGFGLHSCALAAIEMNGHLTAYSDGPGKGALFTLKIPLKIAVGET from the coding sequence ATGAAAGTGTCCCGTCGCCTCAGCCTGCTGCTGCTCAGCGGCATGACCCTGTTGCTCGCTTCCGTACTGGTGTTCCTGTACATAAAGTCCAGCTCCGCCCCGGCCTCAAACTATCCCGACGCTCGAGACTTGATTGGCCGGATGAAGCAACTCAACGCGCAATGGGAAACCGAGATTCTCAAGGCCAGGATCGCCATCAGCCACGACTACGATCCACTGGTCGCGCCCCTGACCGAGATGACTCGCCTGTGGCAACAATTCGAGGTTATCGAACCCAGCCACGAGCGCAGTGACTCAGCCATCTGGCAGGCCCGTTATGACGCCTACCTCACTTTAATCAAGGAAAAGACCCGCCTGGTAGAGCAGTTCAAGTCCCACAATGCGGTATTGCGCAACTCCCTGGCCTTCTTGCCAGCCGCCGAAGACGACATCCAGAACCAGCTCGCCCACCTCCCGGATCACGACAAACTGCAACTGCAGAACATCGCCACCGACACTTACGACCTGTTGCTCAGCAGTCTGGAGTTCGCCCAGGTCGCCTCCGACGACAAGGCCGCCGACATTCTGGTAGGCCAGAACAAACTGGCGGTAAACAAACTGCGTCTGCCCGATGAGCTTCATGGGCAGGTGGATATGCTGAACAACCACATCGCGTTGATCCTGCGCGAACAACCGATCGTCAACCGCCTTCTGACGCGGATCGAAGCGATACCGCTGGCTGCACGCCTGGACGACATCACCGACCTGCTCAATAAAGATGAGCAACAAATCGATACGAACGAGCAGCGATATCACCTGTACATGCTGGTGTTTTCAGCGCTGCTGGTTCTTCTGCTGCTGGTTCTGACCCTCCGGCTGCTACGCAGTTTTGCGGAAATAAACCGCGTCAACAGGGACCTGCAAGCAGCCAATGAAGGCCTGGAACATCGGGTCGATGAGCGCACCCGCGAACTCAAGGACACCCAAAGCGAACTGCTCGACACCGCACGCCAGGCAGGGATGGCCGAGATCGCCACCAACGTGCTGCACAACGTTGGCAACGTGCTCAACAGCGTGAACATCTCCGCCGACCTGGTCACCCGCAAACTGCGCAACAGCAAGGCGCTGGGGTTGGGCAAGGCGATGCAACTGATCAACGAACACCAGGGCGACCTCGGCCACTTCATCACCGAAGACGAAAAGGGCAAATTGCTGCCCGGCTACCTGAATCAGCTGGTGGAGGCCATTGCCCTTGAGCAGCAGGGCATGACCGAAGAACTGGCGCAGTTGAGCAAAAGCGTCGACCACATCAAGGACATCGTTGCCACCCAACAGTCCTACGCCGGGGCCAACAGCCTGATGGAACCGCTACAGGTCAGCGAACTGCTCGAAGACGCCCTGCGCATGAACTCGGGCGCCCTGACCCGCCACCACGTAACCGTGGTCAAGGACTACGCCGAGGTGCCCAAGGTCATGGGCGATAAACACCGCATGTTGCTGATTCTGATCAACCTCATCAGCAACGCCAAATACGCCATGTCCGACCTCAGCGACCGCCCGCGGGAAATGACCCTCGGAGTCAAGGTAGTCGACGACACCACGCTGCAGGTCAGCGTCAAGGACGAAGGCGAAGGCATCTCTGCCGAAAACATGACCCGGATCTTTGCCCACGGTTTCACCACGCGCAAGGAAGGTCACGGTTTTGGTCTGCACAGCTGTGCCCTCGCCGCCATCGAAATGAATGGCCATCTGACGGCCTACAGTGACGGTCCGGGCAAAGGTGCGCTGTTCACCTTGAAAATCCCCTTGAAAATCGCCGTTGGTGAAACATGA
- a CDS encoding FMN-binding glutamate synthase family protein translates to MSLSLLSRYAFFAVCVIFTLASLPFLEYDWLWPISIVTGLLSLVGIFDLLQSPHAVRRNYPILGNIRYLVEGIRPEIRQYLLESDSDALPFSRAQRSLVYSRAKNESADKPFGTLIDVYQSGFEFIGHSMRPAPVSDPSSFRVIVGGPQCSRPYSASVFNISAMSFGSLSANAIRALNQGAKLGNFAHDTGEGSISPYHREHGGDLTWELGSGYFGCRTADGRFDPERFAAQAQDPQVRMIEIKMSQGAKPGHGGILPKHKVTREIADTRGVPMGQDCVSPSRHTAFSTPIEMMHFIKQLRELSGGKPVGFKFCLGHPWEFMGIAKAMLETGILPDFIVVDGKEGGTGAAPVEFTDHIGVPMREGLLFVHNTLVGLNLRDKIKLGASGKIVSAFDIASVLAIGADWANSARGFMFAIGCIQSQSCHTNKCPTGVATQDTLRQRALVVPDKAQRVFNFHRSTLKALAEMLAAAGLEHPSQLSAKHLVRRMSATEIKLFSQLHVFLKPGELLTGEVNGEFYSRMWQMARADSFEANEVAA, encoded by the coding sequence ATGAGCCTGTCACTCCTGAGCCGCTACGCCTTCTTTGCCGTCTGTGTGATCTTCACCCTCGCCAGCCTGCCGTTTCTTGAATACGACTGGCTCTGGCCAATCTCCATCGTCACTGGCCTGCTGAGCCTGGTGGGTATTTTCGACCTGCTGCAAAGCCCCCACGCGGTCCGCCGCAACTACCCGATCCTGGGCAATATCCGTTATCTGGTGGAAGGCATTCGCCCGGAAATCCGCCAATACCTGCTCGAATCCGACAGCGACGCCCTGCCCTTCTCCCGGGCCCAGCGTTCGTTGGTCTATTCGCGGGCCAAGAACGAAAGCGCCGACAAACCCTTCGGCACGCTGATCGACGTGTACCAGTCGGGTTTCGAGTTCATCGGCCATTCGATGCGCCCGGCGCCCGTGAGTGACCCAAGCAGTTTCCGGGTAATCGTTGGAGGCCCGCAGTGCAGCCGTCCGTACTCGGCGTCGGTGTTCAACATCTCGGCCATGAGCTTCGGTTCGCTGAGCGCCAACGCGATCCGCGCCCTCAACCAGGGCGCCAAACTCGGTAACTTCGCCCATGACACCGGCGAAGGCAGCATCAGCCCCTACCACCGCGAACACGGTGGCGACCTGACCTGGGAACTGGGCAGCGGCTACTTCGGCTGCCGCACCGCCGACGGTCGTTTCGACCCGGAACGCTTCGCCGCCCAGGCCCAGGACCCGCAGGTACGGATGATCGAAATCAAAATGAGCCAGGGCGCCAAACCCGGCCACGGCGGCATCCTGCCCAAACACAAAGTGACCCGGGAAATCGCCGACACTCGCGGTGTTCCGATGGGCCAGGACTGCGTGTCGCCGTCACGCCACACTGCGTTTTCCACGCCGATCGAAATGATGCACTTCATCAAGCAACTGCGTGAGCTGTCGGGTGGTAAACCGGTGGGCTTCAAGTTCTGCCTCGGCCACCCGTGGGAGTTCATGGGCATTGCCAAGGCCATGCTGGAAACCGGCATCCTGCCGGACTTCATCGTGGTCGACGGCAAGGAAGGCGGCACCGGCGCCGCCCCCGTGGAGTTCACCGACCACATCGGCGTGCCGATGCGCGAAGGCCTGCTGTTTGTGCACAACACTCTGGTGGGCCTAAACCTGCGGGACAAGATCAAACTCGGTGCCAGCGGCAAAATCGTCAGCGCCTTCGACATCGCCAGCGTCCTGGCGATTGGCGCCGACTGGGCCAACTCGGCCCGTGGTTTCATGTTCGCCATCGGCTGCATCCAGTCGCAAAGCTGCCACACCAACAAGTGCCCGACCGGCGTCGCCACTCAGGACACTCTGCGCCAACGCGCGCTGGTGGTACCGGATAAAGCCCAGCGCGTGTTCAACTTCCATCGCAGCACCCTCAAGGCCCTGGCCGAAATGCTCGCCGCTGCCGGTCTCGAACACCCGTCACAGCTGTCGGCCAAACATCTGGTACGACGCATGTCAGCCACCGAGATCAAACTGTTTTCGCAACTGCATGTGTTCCTCAAACCCGGCGAGTTGCTCACAGGTGAAGTGAATGGCGAATTCTATTCACGGATGTGGCAGATGGCGCGGGCTGACAGTTTTGAGGCCAATGAAGTGGCTGCCTGA